TAATATTTGTTCGTTTGCGTAAGCTTAAAACCATGCTAGATATGGTTTGTGCAAGTTGCATACGTTCTTCAAGTTGCTTGTCAATAACCGACGTATCAGCTCTAGGGAAGTCGCACAAATGTACAGAGTCTACATTTTGTTTTTTGGTGATGTTATTTAAGTCTCTGAACAGCTGTTCGGTGAAAAACGGAGCAATTGGCGATGCCAGAATAGCAATAGTTTCTAAGCACTTATAAAGTGTTTGGTATGCTGATATTTTATCTTCGGTGTAATCGCCTTTCCAGAAACGGCGGCGGCACAATCTGACGTACCAATTGGACAGATATTCTATTGTAAAATCGTTTATAGCTCTGCCTGCTCTCGTGGGTTCGTAGTCGTTGAATGCTTGGTCTACTTCAATTATCAAGCTATTTAGTTCCGACAGTATCCAGCGGTCGATTTCGGGACGGTCTTTTACGGGTATTTCTTCGTCGCTGTAATCAAATCCGTCAATATTTGCATAAAGAGCAAAAAAGCTGTAAGTATTGTATAATGTTCCAAAAAACTTGCGTTGAACTTCTGCAATTCCTTCCAAATCGAATTTAAGGTTATCCCATGGTTGCGAATTGGTAATCATGTACCAGCGCAGCGCATCGGGACCGTATTTTTCAATTGTAGAAAACGGATCGACTGCATTGTTCAAGCGCTTCGACATTTTATTGCCGTGCTTATCTAAAACCAAGCCGTTTGATACAACATTTTTAAAGGCAACACTGTCGAAAACCATAGCTGCTATGGTGTGAAGCGTATAGAACCAGCCACGAGTTTGGTCAACGCCTTCGGCTATAAAATCGGCAGGAAAGTATTTATCTAATTCTAAATCTTTATTGAAAGGATAATGAAATTGTGCGTAAGGCATAGCACCCGAATCGAACCAAACGTCGATTAAGTCAGGCTCGCGTAACATTTTCTTTCCTGTTTCCGAAACCAAAACAATATCGTCAACGTAAGGACGGTGCAGGTCGAAAGAATTATAATTTTCGTCCGAGGTGTCTTCGGGATCAAAATCTTTAAGCGGATTGCTTGTCATGAAGCCTGCAGCTATTGATTTTTCAATTTCATTTTTTAGCTGAGCTACTGAGCCGATAAACAGTTCTTCGGTTTTATCTTCCGAAATCCATATTGGCAAAGGAGTCCCCCAATATCTCGAACGCGATAAGTTCCAATCGACCATATTTTCGAGCCAGTTTCCAAATCTACCTGTTCCTGTGCTTTCGGGCTTCCAATTTATGGTTTTGTTAAGCTCAATCATTCGGTCGCGCAGGGCAGTAGTTTTAATAAACCACGAATCTAAAGGATAGTAAAGTATAGGTTTGTCGGTACGCCAGCAATGCGGATAGCTGTGCTCGTACCTTTCGGTTTTAAAGGCTTTATTTTCCTTTTTCAGCTTAACAATTATGTCAATGTCAACGCTGTCTTTGTTTTCGGAACCTTCGGGTTCGTATTCGGGTTTGACGTATCTGCCTGCAAATTCGCCCATACATTCGACAAACTGTCCGTTTTTGTTAACCAATGTAAGCGAGCCTATATTGTTTTGTTTGGCAACTTTAAAGTCGTCGGCTCCAAAACTTGGTGCAATATGAACAATACCCGTACCGTCTTCGGTTGTAACAAAATCGCCTAAAAGAACTTTAAATGCGTCTCCATCTTCGGGTTGGGCGTAGGGTAAAAGCTGATTATAGCGAATGCCTTCCAAATCAGCACCTTTAACACGTCCTATCACTTGATACGGTATTTTTTTATCGCCTAATTTGTATTCGTCAAAATTCAGTTCTTCGTTTTCCTTTTGGAAAAACTGTCCGACAAGATTTTCGGCAAGTACAACTTTTATTGGAATTCCTGTGTATTGGTTGTAGGTTTTTATAAAAACGTAGTCTATATTTTTTCCCACAGCCAAAGCCGTATTCGAAGGTAGTGTCCAAGGTGTTGTAGTCCAAGCTAAGAAATAAGGTTCGATATCGTCAGAAAATAAAACTTCGTTTATCTTATCGTTGTCGGTTTTTTCTATTTTAAATTGGGCAACGACTGTGCTATCTTTAACATCTTTGTAACAGCCGGGTTGATTAAGCTCATGAGTGCTCAAGCCTGTACCGGCAGCTGGCGAGTAGGGCTGTATGGTATAACCTTTGTACAAAAGCCCTTTTTTGTACAATTCCGATAGCAAGTACCAGCAAGTTTCAATATATTTATTTTCAAACGTAATGTAAGGATCATCCAAATCGACCCAATAGCCGACAAGCTTTGTAAGCTCGTCCCATTTATCCTTATATTTCATCACTTCGCTACGGCAGGAATTGTTATATTCTTCAACCGAAATTTTTGTGCCAATATCTTCTTTGGTAATACCTAAGGTTTTTTCAACCGAAATCTCTACGGGCAATCCGTGTGTATCCCAGCCGGCTTTTCTTTCAACCAAATATCCTTTTAATGTTTTATATCTGCAAACAACGTCTTTAATTGCACGAGCCATAACGTGGTGTATGCCGGGCATACCGTTAGCCGAAGGCGGTCCTTCGTAAAAAATATAAGGCTCACATCCGCGTCTGTTTTTCAAACTCTCTTCAAAAATATTATTGTCTTCCCAGTAGCGTAATATGCTTTTACCAATTTCGCTTAAATCTAATTGCTTGTATTCCGAATACTTCTCTTGCATACTAAAAAATTTTTTGCAAAAGTAATGATTTTTGTAATAAAACTATAACATAATCGTTTTCAAATTATAATAATCTAAATATGACTAACCTATGAAAAAAGCATCTGTATTATTTTTCGCTTTTATGTTTATTGTTGTTAGCCCCAAAGTTTCGGGATTGTAGCCGATTTTGGCTTAAAAGGTTTCAGTCTTTTTTAATGTTCTTTTGTGTTATTTCGTTCCGTGTTGATTTTAAGGGTACTCAATGCTCTCGAACCGTTTATACGGTTCTCGGGTGATACAAAAGAACCAAAAAATCAAGGCTGACATTTCTTTTCTGAATTACGTTCTCATAAATCCTGAGCTCGTGCGGGTGATCTCCTCGCAGGCTCGGAGCTTCCCGCTCTCACTTGGGATTTATTTCGAACTCCATTCAGCAGAAATGTATGCCGTCCTTTTCAAAGCTAAATTTTTGGCTATTGTTCTTCCTTACCGTGACAAATTATTTAAACGAAAAGAGGGAAGTGTATCTATTGCCAAAATGTTCAACAAAGTCGCTAACTTACGCTTGCTTTGCATAAGCAAGCGTGATGATATTTCACTTAATTAAAATCCCTTTTTACGCAGAATATGTATAAAAGAAACGTTAAGAATTTCTGAATCCTTGTAAGAAATTTAGTTTCTTTTATACGGTTTTTATTGCCGTACGGCAATAAAAAATTCCTTGTAAAAAGTGTCCTTTCTTTTGTTTCGCTTTCTTTGGACAAGCAAAGAAAATGAAAGAAACAAAATTGAAACTACAAAAGTTTATTTTATTCAACAAAGCCTTGATTGAGCCACAAATGCTAAAAAATAGGTTTTGGAGAACTTTTTCTTTTTAAAAGTATTTTAAGTAAAATTTATTGTTAACATCTTCATTTTAACAAAAAGTTTTGCCAATAGAAAAAAAATATATACTTTTGCAAATCTCTACGGCGGGGTAGCTCAGTTGGTAAGAGCGTCGGATTCATAACCCGGAGGTCACGAGTTCAACTCTCGTCCCCGCTACCAATCAAATATCATAGCAGGCAATACGCTTGCTATATTTGTTTTGTAACTGATGGACAAAATTGTTTTTTCGCACGAGTATTTTATGCGTGAAGCCTTAAAGCTGGCTCAAATAGCTTTTGCCGAAG
The genomic region above belongs to Lentimicrobiaceae bacterium and contains:
- the ileS gene encoding isoleucine--tRNA ligase, which codes for MQEKYSEYKQLDLSEIGKSILRYWEDNNIFEESLKNRRGCEPYIFYEGPPSANGMPGIHHVMARAIKDVVCRYKTLKGYLVERKAGWDTHGLPVEISVEKTLGITKEDIGTKISVEEYNNSCRSEVMKYKDKWDELTKLVGYWVDLDDPYITFENKYIETCWYLLSELYKKGLLYKGYTIQPYSPAAGTGLSTHELNQPGCYKDVKDSTVVAQFKIEKTDNDKINEVLFSDDIEPYFLAWTTTPWTLPSNTALAVGKNIDYVFIKTYNQYTGIPIKVVLAENLVGQFFQKENEELNFDEYKLGDKKIPYQVIGRVKGADLEGIRYNQLLPYAQPEDGDAFKVLLGDFVTTEDGTGIVHIAPSFGADDFKVAKQNNIGSLTLVNKNGQFVECMGEFAGRYVKPEYEPEGSENKDSVDIDIIVKLKKENKAFKTERYEHSYPHCWRTDKPILYYPLDSWFIKTTALRDRMIELNKTINWKPESTGTGRFGNWLENMVDWNLSRSRYWGTPLPIWISEDKTEELFIGSVAQLKNEIEKSIAAGFMTSNPLKDFDPEDTSDENYNSFDLHRPYVDDIVLVSETGKKMLREPDLIDVWFDSGAMPYAQFHYPFNKDLELDKYFPADFIAEGVDQTRGWFYTLHTIAAMVFDSVAFKNVVSNGLVLDKHGNKMSKRLNNAVDPFSTIEKYGPDALRWYMITNSQPWDNLKFDLEGIAEVQRKFFGTLYNTYSFFALYANIDGFDYSDEEIPVKDRPEIDRWILSELNSLIIEVDQAFNDYEPTRAGRAINDFTIEYLSNWYVRLCRRRFWKGDYTEDKISAYQTLYKCLETIAILASPIAPFFTEQLFRDLNNITKKQNVDSVHLCDFPRADTSVIDKQLEERMQLAQTISSMVLSLRKRTNIRVRQPLSKIIIPTADKRLIQQIQKVEDIILNEVNVKEIEFLEESSKIVVKNIKPNFKTLGPKYGKLMKDIANTITNFGQSEIQKIETEKSIVINVNNNDIEIGLDDVEITTEDIPGWVVANQDTITVALDITITDSLWQEGMAREIINRIQNIRKDKDFEVTDKINLVIEEHEKLKSVIDNNITYICTETLAESLVQAPESQVDGELVNIYDDIDIKISVVRI